In Carya illinoinensis cultivar Pawnee chromosome 7, C.illinoinensisPawnee_v1, whole genome shotgun sequence, the following are encoded in one genomic region:
- the LOC122315132 gene encoding uncharacterized protein LOC122315132 encodes MLKLLNGKFRRLFCRLRWPVRRRTKPKIQVKKFGKTNSKSQHDANQESSVNGSAAVHPNGELGGLKSIRIATFNAALFSMAPAVPETEKTASFGNENGDIMKVRRSLDVNFRAKSANDRPKSILKQSPLHPNSMNGTDTHSTQQNFRKSKLRVSINLPDNEISLLRNRQMSFDEREGSSSATAASSSTISRILRAKTPLRSTASFSTSMVNGIDVEGYRSSRSVLEVLRELDADILALQDVKAEEEKAMKPLSDLAGALGMNYVFAESWAPEYGNAILSRWPISRWKVQKIFDDSDFRNVLKATIIVPNMGEVNFNCTLLDNLDENWRMKQVNAIIHSSDEPHILAGGINSLDETDYSPERWTDIVKYHEEIGKPTPKVEVMKFLKSKQYSDSKEFAGECESVVMIAKGQSVQGTCKYGTRVDYVLASPNSPYKFVPGSYSVFSSKGTSDHHIVKVDLVKEITSATTAEDQNATRKQRRQPKQKVVKIAAKSSPSLGMWKTQTLRSERY; translated from the exons ATGCTTAAACTCCTCAATGGCAAGTTCCGCCGCCTCTTCTGTCGCCTCCGCTGGCCCGTTCGCCGCCGGACCAAGCccaagattcaggtaaaaaagTTCGGGAAAACGAATTCCAAATCTCAACACGATGCAAACCAAGAATCGAGCGTTAATGGGTCGGCAGCGGTTCATCCTAATGGAGAACTGGGTGGTCTAAAATCGATACGGATAGCCACTTTTAATGCTGCCCTGTTCTCCATGGCACCTGCAGTTCCTGAGACCGAGAAGACCGCAAGTTTTGGCAATGAAAACGGAGATATAATGAAGGTCAGACGGTCTTTGGACGTGAATTTTCGAGCAAAGTCAGCGAATGATCGTCCCAAAAGTATTCTAAAGCAATCTCCACTGCATCCAAATTCCATGAATGGCACAGACACTCATTCAACCCAGCAAAACTTTAGAAAATCCAAGTTGCGTGTGTCGATAAATCTGCCCGATAACGAGATTTCTTTATTGCGGAATAGACAAATGAGCTTCGATGAGAGGGAAGGTTCTTCTTCTGCTACCGCTGCTTCGAGTAGCACAATAAGTAGAATTCTGAGAGCGAAAACTCCATTAAGATCTACTGCGAGCTTCTCTACGAGTATGGTAAATGGTATAGATGTCGAGGGCTATAGAAGCAGTAGAAGTGTGCTCGAAGTGCTGAGAGAATTGGATGCCGATATACTGGCTCTGCAAGATGTGAAGGCAGAGGAAGAAAAGGCCATGAAACCTCTGTCAGATTTGGCTGGTGCTTTGGGAATGAATTATGTGTTTGCAGAGAGCTGGGCGCCGGAGTACGGCAATGCCATCTTGTCTAGGTGGCCGATTAGCCGATGGAAAGTACAGAAGATCTTCGATGATTCTGATTTCAG GAATGTTCTTAAGGCCACGATTATTGTACCAAACATGGGAGAAGTCAACTTCAACTGCACCCTTCTTGATAATCTTGATGAGAATTGGCGGATGAAGCAGGTAAATGCCATAATCCATTCTAGTGATGAGCCTCACATTTTAGCTGGAGGTATCAATTCACTCGATGAAACAGATTACTCCCCAGAAAGATGGACTGACATTGTGAAG TATCATGAGGAGATTGGAAAGCCAACACCAAAGGTGGAAGTGATGAAGTTTTTGAAGAGTAAACAGTATTCAGATTCCAAGGAATTTGCAGGGGAATGCGAGTCAGTGGTCATGATTGCCAAAGGCCAAA GTGTGCAGGGAACATGCAAGTATGGAACTCGAGTAGATTACGTATTGGCATCCCCAAATTCACCCTACAAGTTTGTTCCAGGATCATATTCAGTCTTCTCTTCCAAAGGAACTTCTGATCATCACATAGTCAAAGTCGATTTAGTGAAAGAAATTACCAGTGCTACTACTGCTGAAGATCAAAATGCCACCAGAAAGCAGCGTCGACAACCAAAGCAGAAAGTTGTAAAAATAGCAGCGAAGTCTTCTCCATCACTTGGTATGTGGAAAACACAGACATTAAGATCAGAAAGatattga